In the Pseudoalteromonas undina genome, one interval contains:
- the dnaQ gene encoding DNA polymerase III subunit epsilon: MARRQIVLDTETTGIDPKQGHRIIEIGCVELMNRRLTGNNFHVYINPQRSIEEEAIDVHGITNEFLRDKPLYRDIAQEFFDYIKGAELVIHNAPFDIGHMDNEFALLNQGYQNTHSFCGVLDTLKMARDLHPGQKNNLDALCRRYDVDNTKRTLHGALLDSEILADVYLAMTGGQVKLNLNQNKDDSSEDQKGGIRRLSSDRAPLVVIAANDAEQSAHQTRLDIVQKEGGHCLWRAE; encoded by the coding sequence CACCGGCATCGACCCTAAACAAGGGCACCGTATCATTGAGATCGGTTGTGTGGAGCTTATGAATCGTCGGTTAACCGGCAATAATTTTCACGTTTACATTAATCCGCAGCGCAGCATTGAAGAAGAAGCAATCGATGTTCACGGTATTACTAATGAATTTTTACGCGATAAACCACTTTATCGTGACATTGCTCAAGAGTTTTTTGACTATATTAAAGGGGCTGAGTTAGTCATTCATAATGCGCCGTTCGATATTGGCCATATGGATAATGAATTTGCGTTATTAAATCAAGGCTATCAAAACACCCATAGTTTTTGTGGTGTGCTTGATACCCTTAAAATGGCGCGTGACTTGCATCCAGGGCAAAAGAACAACCTAGATGCACTTTGTCGCCGCTACGATGTTGATAACACTAAGCGGACGTTACACGGCGCCTTACTGGATTCTGAAATTTTAGCCGATGTTTACCTGGCAATGACCGGGGGGCAAGTAAAGCTAAACCTAAATCAAAACAAAGATGACTCAAGTGAAGATCAAAAAGGCGGTATTAGACGCCTAAGTAGCGACAGAGCACCTTTGGTAGTTATAGCAGCTAACGATGCAGAGCAAAGCGCACATCAAACGCGTTTAGACATTGTACAAAAGGAGGGCGGCCATTGTTTATGGCGCGCTGAATAG